A single region of the Sphaeramia orbicularis chromosome 6, fSphaOr1.1, whole genome shotgun sequence genome encodes:
- the stra6 gene encoding receptor for retinol uptake stra6 gives MDKDALLDYEYPDLYPPPKKMEVEVIPSCDPTADDNLYHICITAISVVIMLILAILARRTKAGNKQKGLLGLLSPVNFLDHTQHKGLAVAVFGVLLCKLCGLILSPNPLPFTTDSENKQNWVILGVFYYPALYYPLLACGTLHNKVGYVLGSLLSWTHFSVLVWQKIDCPKTPQIHKYYSLFSSLPQIACLAFLSFQYPLFLFKGLKGTEKNNATEDLSSSYYRDYVKTILKKKAAKISTSSTETPKLPQRIIDAVKSYIYTPEDAFRFPLKLAISCVVAFITLYQVGLLLILTVVPTLQTARAGVDEDIANVLAGFKIILSPDKHEVVRLVVYYMWCVEVCYISALTLSGLVNLAMLMRSMVLHRSNLKGLYRGDIYNVYNCQRSIRASRPALVCWMGYTSFTAAHICIGMLIQAMVFFLCLLIAVFLIIIPVLHGQNLVLFKMLWSMWPFWLMILLAVLIQHITARFCFIKKTAGTRDLDNRGNLFLLTYLLFPVNVLIGVLLAIWRIVITALFNIVHMGRTDISLLNRNVEAFDPAYRCYAHYLKIEVSQSHPVMKAFCGMLLQSVSQETNAAQRSRDAEEGIQLVHQEKKQHKVSSAKRARGHWQLLYTLVNNPSLVGTRKHFQRQTAESFVNGSLNRNTKEGSKKEAATKEAEAAASN, from the exons ATGGATAAGGATGCTTTACTGGACTATGAGTACCCGGACCTGTATCCTCCGCCAAAGAAAATGGAAGTTGA AGTAATCCCTTCATGTGACCCCACCGCTGATGACAACCTCTACCACATATGCATCACTGCAATATCC GTTGTTATCATGCTCATCCTAGCGATTTTAGCAAGGCGAACAAAGGCGGGCAACAAACAAAAAGGACTCCTAGGTTTACTCAG TCCGGTCAACTTCCTGGACCATACACAGCACAAGGGCCTGGCAGTGGCTGTGTTTGGAGTCCTCTTGTGCAAACTATGTGGCCTGATCCTATCGCCAAACCCCCTCCCCTTCACAACAGACTCAGAGAACAAAC AGAACTGGGTGATTCTGGGGGTTTTCTACTACCCCGCACTATACTACCCTCTCCTGGCATGCGGTACTTTACATAATAAAGTTGGCTATGTCCTTGGTAGTCTCCTGTCCTGGACTCACTTCAGTGTCCTGGTGTGGCAGAAAATTGACTGTCCCAAAACACCTCAG ATACACAAATACTACTCCCTTTTCTCCAGCCTGCCCCAGATAGCTTGTTTGGCATTCCTTAGTTTCCAGTATCCCCTTTTCCTCTTTAAGGGCTTAAAGGGCACGGAAAAGAACAATGCTACAGAG GATCTGAGCAGCAGCTACTACAGAGACTATGTGAAGACAATACTTAAGAAGAAGGCTGCTAAAATCAG CACTTCGAGCACAGAGACGCCCAAGCTCCCTCAAAGAATAATTGATGCTGTGAAGTCATACATTTATACACCAGAGGATG CTTTCCGTTTCCCTCTGAAGTTGGCTATATCCTGCGTAGTGGCCTTTATAACCCTGTATCAG gtGGGTCTGCTACTGATCCTTACAGTGGTGCCAACTCTTCAGACAGCCCGTGCAGGAGTCGATGAGGACATTGCCAACGTTTTAGCTGGCTTCAAGATAATTCTGTCTCCAGACAAACATGAAGTAGTTCGATTAGTTGTTTATTACATGTGGTGTGTAGAAG TGTGCTATATCTCAGCACTGACCCTATCTGGTTTGGTCAATCTGGCTATGCTCATGCGCTCCATGGTTCTGCATCG GTCAAACCTGAAGGGGCTGTACAGAGGAGATATCTATAATGTTTACAACTGCCAGAGAAGCATCAGGGCTTCCCGGCCTGCACTGGTCTGCTGGATGGGATACACCAGCTTTACAGCAGCTCACATTTGTATCG GCATGCTCATCCAGGCTATGGTGTTCTTCCTCTGCCTTCTGATCGCTGTCTTCCTCATTATCATACCTGTTTTACACGGACAGAATCTGGTTCTCTTTAAGATGCTGTGGAGCATGTG GCCCTTCTGGCTCATGATCCTTTTGGCTGTTTTGATACAACACATCACCGCCAGGTTTTGCTTCATCAAAAAAACAGCTGGCACACGAGACCTAGACAACAG GGGTAATCTATTCCTGCTGACGTATCTGCTGTTTCCTGTCAATGTTCTGATCGGGGTGCTGCTGGCCATCTGGCGCATTGTCATCACAGCCCTGTTTAACATCGTCCATATGGGACGCACGGATATCAGTCTTCTTAACCGCAACGTAGAGGCATTTGACCCAG CCTACCGCTGCTATGCTCATTATCTGAAGATTGAGGTTAGCCAGTCTCACCCTGTGATGAAGGCCTTCTGCGGGATGCTGCTGCAGTCTGTGAGCCAGGAGACCAATGCTGCACAGAGGTCACGGGATGCCGAAGAGG GGATCCAGCTGGTCCACCAGGAGAAGAAACAGCACAAAGTGTCCAGTGCCAAACGGGCCCGTGGGCACTGGCAGCTCCTCTACACCCTGGTCAACAACCCGTCCCTGGTTGGTACCAGGAAGCACTTTCAGCGTCAGACCGCAGAGAGCTTTGTGAATGGAAGCCTCAACCGTAATACCAAGGAGGGGAGCAAAAAGGAGGCAGCGACCAAGGAGGCAGAGGCCGCCGCCAGCAACTGA
- the islr2 gene encoding immunoglobulin superfamily containing leucine-rich repeat protein 2, which yields MARRLLQLLALWTTMVGIVQCCPELCSCLDKFAHQFADCAYKDLLAVPVGLPSNVTTLSLSANKIKLLKSKSFINVTQVTSLWLAHNEIVTIEKDTLAPLIQLRNLDISYNKIVNFPWEDLHNLTALQLLKMNNNEMVNLPEDAFSTLKDLRSLRINNNKFSTIVQGTFTALSSMSHLQIFNNPFSCSCNLEWLRDWIATTKISVPEQNTIVCDAPEHLRGTLVTNMPRLNCKAPVVTITYHPDIENTEIYEGSMVILNCETQGNPPPQVMWEISAGNQHFQLLLPANVAQNEVPVNDKSTRNQFLLYQNGTLIMPRISKKESGNFTCSAANELGRAESSVKVALAGTQKHTPNSVLDTTAEKSRTTVSKPAGPKISKNNVINWSKTDEKTKGSPAGSSDKHDGTEQDGGVLKDPTFASKCGVQDSSEYISNHAFNLSLDDLKQYTFDFGVIALEVSETEAKVQLNPLQLPSSKSNLHLSQSEHLETVNKEPFSLYQSSSSKSSSLDILYLCVNTGNGHSMVEWSKIEEGVNSYHFRNLQPGTNYTLCLTYGGQDCQVQVVFTTRKKIPSLLIIVVVSIFLLALATVPLLGATCCHLLYKYQGKTYKLIMKAQNPDQMEKQMAGDFDRRASFVESEKTFNPSELGEGEGEAEGEEGDREGEAEGSVVTESIPGSSSKTNQEEFEVGSEYSDRLPLGAEAVNISEEINGNYKEPSR from the coding sequence ATGGCCAGAAGGCTCCTGCAGCTCCTTGCCTTGTGGACTACCATGGTGGGCATTGTGCAGTGTTGTCCAGAGCTCTGCAGCTGTCTGGATAAATTTGCCCACCAGTTTGCTGACTGTGCTTACAAAGACCTGCTGGCGGTACCCGTGGGTCTTCCCTCCAATGTCACCACACTGAGTCTTTCTGCCAATAAGATCAAATTACTGAAAAGTAAAAGCTTCATCAATGTCACGCAGGTCACCTCTCTGTGGTTGGCCCATAATGAGATAGTTACCATAGAGAAGGACACTCTGGCCCCCCTGATTCAACTCCGCAACCTGGACATCAGCTACAACAAGATTGTAAACTTTCCATGGGAGGATCTGCACAACCTCACTGCCCTGCAGCTTCtgaaaatgaacaacaatgaaaTGGTCAATCTTCCAGAGGATGCCTTTTCCACCCTGAAAGACCTGAGGTCGCTGCGAattaacaacaacaaattttccaCCATTGTGCAGGGAACATTCACTGCTCTCTCCTCTATGTCCCACCTTCAGATTTTTAACAACCCTTTCTCCTGCTCCTGCAACCTCGAATGGCTGAGGGATTGGATCGCCACAACCAAGATATCTGTACCTGAGCAGAATACCATTGTATGTGACGCCCCTGAACACCTGAGGGGTACACTGGTAACAAACATGCCCAGACTGAACTGTAAGGCTCCCGTTGTCACAATTACCTACCATCCTGACATTGAGAACACAGAGATCTATGAGGGCTCCATGGTGATCTTGAATTGCGAAACTCAAGGAAACCCACCACCACAAGTCATGTGGGAAATAAGTGCAGGAAATCAGCATTTTCAACTTCTCTTGCCTGCAAATGTTGCGCAAAATGAAGTTCCAGTTAATGACAAATCCACCAGAAATCAGTTCCTCCTCTATCAAAATGGTACCCTCATCATGCCTCGCATAAGTAAAAAAGAGAGTGGAAATTTCACCTGCTCTGCAGCCAATGAATTAGGCAGGGCTGAGAGTAGTGTTAAAGTGGCCCTGGCAGGCACCCAAAAGCACACCCCCAACTCAGTGCTTGATACTACAGCGGAAAAGAGTCGCACCACTGTTAGCAAGCCTGCAGGGCCTAAGATCtctaaaaacaatgtgatcaactggtccaaaactgatgaaaagacaaagggcagccctgcggGTTCATCTGACAAACATGACGGCACAGAGCAGGATGGAGGGGTTCTGAAAGACCCCACCTTTGCAAGCAAGTGTGGTGTGCAGGACAGCAGTGAATACATCTCCAACCATGCCTTCAATTTGAGCTTGGATGACCTGAAACAGTACACTTTTGATTTTGGTGTTATTGCGCTGGAAGTGTCAGAGACTGAGGCCAAAGTCCAGCTGAATCCATTGCAGCTCCCCAGCAGCAAATCTAACCTTCACCTGAGTCAAAGTGAACACCTGGAAACAGTGAACAAAGAGCCGTTCAGTCTGTATCAGTCCTCATCCAGCAAATCCTCCTCTCTAGACATACTCTACCTCTGTGTAAATACAGGCAATGGACACTCAATGGTGGAGTGGTCTAAGATAGAGGAGGGGGTTAACTCCTACCACTTCCGCAATTTACAGCCTGGTACCAATTATACACTGTGTCTCACCTATGGGGGGCAGGACTGCCAAGTTCAAGTTGTCTTcacaaccaggaagaaaatcccctCCCTCCTCATCATTGTGGTTGTCAGTATTTTCCTTCTGGCTTTGGCCACAGTTCCCTTGCTGGGGGCCACCTGCTGCCATTTATTATACAAGTACCAGGGGAAGACCTACAAACTGATCATGAAGGCCCAGAACCCGGATCAGATGGAGAAACAAATGGCCGGAGATTTTGATCGCAGGGCGTCTTTTGTGGAGTCAGAGAAAACCTTCAACCCCAGCGAGttaggggagggggagggagaggcCGAGGGAGAGGAGGGGGACAGGGAGGGAGAGGCTGAGGGGAGCGTCGTTACCGAGTCCATCCCGGGGTCCTCATCCAAAACCAACCAGGAGGAGTTTGAGGTGGGCTCGGAGTACAGTGACAGACTCCCGCTGGGCGCTGAGGCGGTCAACATCTCCGAGGAAATCAACGGCAACTATAAGGAGCCCAGCCGCTGA